In one window of Shewanella goraebulensis DNA:
- a CDS encoding tetratricopeptide repeat-containing diguanylate cyclase encodes MCVSALTTQAKANDNINDQKTQQRIDYLFDVFNEGKEGDLEKLAAYLAELETLIPQDDIKQQEKLIPLQCWYHPSETSEEFIQAIKHAEELMNRHQKSYPSALHADLLLCRASHYQYSGKPQQAKLDYDAAIQEAYQIENLRLIADGRSMRGAMLSYEGDYTGALEDLIPAQSMYEQLKLDYWAQVNLSEIANSFRRFGDPQMALNYQQKLEKAYLENNQDLEAIDVNTQIAYSYEELGKNELALERFEKSYQFWINRDQPIPAAGAAVDIAGIQLKLGQVDLAIETLELAEKTITIELDGLFSFMKLFRAQAALIKQQPEKALDYAIEAEMGFDVSKNERGLSQVYTLRNEIYLFLEDYQSAHHALSDYLKLHHKLDQKSLSSRNSEMRARFNTDKIESENQVLQHIQRIKEQELKVLEKNKELQQVIIFLVAIILIIMTLYAIKQVKRKQLFKNLALTDELTQLANRRHTYKLAKSYIEQARKESTHFSLISFDADHFKKVNDTLGHDIGDKVLVLLAEVSRNLMRKSDTVGRVGGEEFLVLLPGANEQQAQDIAERLVKTVANADWHEIAPELKQTISAGVSQFDNDSNLEALLLRVDNALYQAKSAGRNCVKTV; translated from the coding sequence TTGTGTGTCTCGGCTCTCACAACTCAAGCTAAAGCTAACGACAATATTAATGATCAGAAAACCCAACAAAGAATCGATTATCTATTCGACGTGTTCAATGAGGGGAAAGAAGGTGATCTTGAAAAACTAGCAGCATACTTAGCTGAACTTGAAACACTCATTCCTCAAGATGATATTAAGCAGCAAGAAAAACTCATTCCTCTTCAATGCTGGTACCATCCTTCAGAAACGTCCGAAGAATTTATACAAGCGATTAAACACGCCGAAGAATTAATGAATCGCCATCAAAAGAGCTATCCATCAGCCCTTCACGCAGATTTGTTACTTTGCCGCGCTTCTCATTATCAATATTCAGGTAAGCCTCAACAGGCAAAATTAGACTACGACGCTGCGATTCAAGAAGCTTATCAAATTGAAAACTTACGCTTAATTGCCGATGGTAGAAGTATGCGCGGTGCTATGCTGTCCTATGAAGGAGATTATACTGGCGCGCTTGAAGATCTCATTCCCGCGCAATCTATGTATGAACAGCTTAAATTGGATTACTGGGCACAAGTTAACTTAAGTGAGATAGCCAATAGTTTTCGCCGTTTCGGCGACCCACAAATGGCGCTTAATTATCAGCAAAAGCTCGAGAAAGCTTATCTTGAAAATAATCAAGATTTAGAAGCTATCGATGTCAATACTCAAATCGCTTATTCCTACGAAGAACTCGGAAAAAATGAGCTAGCACTTGAACGATTCGAGAAAAGTTATCAATTCTGGATAAACAGAGACCAGCCAATCCCTGCAGCAGGTGCTGCAGTTGATATTGCAGGTATTCAGTTAAAACTGGGTCAAGTTGATTTAGCCATCGAAACGTTAGAGCTCGCAGAAAAGACCATTACCATAGAGCTTGATGGTTTATTTAGTTTTATGAAGTTATTCAGGGCTCAGGCAGCACTAATAAAACAGCAACCAGAAAAAGCATTAGACTATGCAATCGAAGCTGAAATGGGTTTCGATGTCAGTAAAAATGAGCGAGGTCTAAGCCAAGTTTATACCTTAAGAAATGAAATTTATTTATTTTTAGAGGACTATCAATCTGCCCACCACGCTTTGAGTGATTATCTGAAACTGCACCATAAACTTGATCAAAAAAGCCTCAGCAGTCGCAATAGTGAAATGCGTGCACGATTTAATACCGATAAAATTGAATCTGAAAATCAGGTGCTTCAACACATACAGCGTATAAAAGAACAAGAGCTCAAAGTATTAGAGAAGAATAAAGAGTTACAGCAAGTTATTATTTTTTTAGTCGCCATTATTTTAATTATAATGACCCTGTATGCAATCAAACAGGTCAAACGAAAGCAATTATTCAAGAACCTAGCACTTACTGACGAGTTAACACAATTAGCCAATCGTCGACACACATATAAGTTGGCAAAGAGTTATATTGAACAAGCACGTAAAGAAAGTACTCATTTTTCGCTGATTTCATTCGATGCCGATCATTTTAAAAAGGTAAACGATACGCTTGGCCACGATATAGGCGATAAAGTATTAGTGCTATTAGCTGAGGTTTCTCGTAATTTAATGCGCAAATCGGATACTGTTGGACGCGTTGGTGGTGAAGAATTTTTGGTTTTATTACCAGGTGCCAATGAGCAACAAGCACAGGATATTGCCGAAAGATTAGTCAAAACCGTAGCTAATGCTGATTGGCATGAAATTGCCCCTGAGCTTAAACAAACTATTAGTGCGGGCGTGAGTCAATTTGACAATGATAGTAACTTAGAAGCGCTATTATTACGTGTCGACAATGCACTGTATCAAGCAAAGTCTGCAGGAAGAAACTGTGTTAAGACGGTATAA